Proteins from a single region of Oceanispirochaeta sp.:
- the galU gene encoding UTP--glucose-1-phosphate uridylyltransferase GalU, giving the protein MMIKKAVIPAAGYGTRFLPATKSQPKEMLPLVDTPTIQYVVQEAVDSGIKDILMIIGRGKRSVEEHFSRNFELEHQLREKNKLAELALVKTVPDDVRIHFVWQHDQLGLGHAISCAKDHVGNEPFAVLLGDTVLEAAAGAPPVTRQLMNVYEQHEEAVLALEEVPWEKVSRYGVMSGSLVHDNVYAVDGLIEKPSREEAPSNLVIASRYILPPEIFSALETTPPGKNSEIQLTDALKMLLQDSAIYGVKFDGIRHDMGNKLDFIKTTIHYGLGHPEFGAELKVWLKGLDLE; this is encoded by the coding sequence ATGATGATTAAAAAAGCGGTCATACCCGCAGCAGGATACGGAACCAGATTTCTGCCGGCCACCAAGAGCCAGCCCAAGGAGATGCTCCCCCTGGTGGACACTCCCACCATCCAGTATGTGGTGCAGGAGGCTGTGGATTCGGGGATAAAGGATATTTTGATGATCATCGGCCGGGGCAAACGCTCCGTGGAGGAGCACTTTTCACGGAACTTTGAGCTGGAGCATCAGCTGAGGGAAAAGAACAAGCTGGCTGAGCTGGCTCTAGTCAAGACAGTCCCCGATGACGTGAGGATTCACTTTGTCTGGCAGCACGACCAGCTGGGCCTGGGACACGCCATCAGCTGCGCCAAGGACCATGTGGGGAACGAGCCCTTTGCCGTTCTTCTGGGAGATACCGTGCTGGAAGCTGCCGCCGGAGCGCCGCCTGTAACCCGGCAGCTGATGAACGTGTATGAACAGCATGAGGAGGCTGTGCTGGCCCTGGAAGAGGTGCCCTGGGAGAAAGTCAGCCGCTACGGCGTGATGAGCGGTTCCCTGGTACATGACAATGTTTATGCTGTAGACGGTCTGATTGAGAAACCCTCACGGGAGGAGGCTCCCTCCAACCTGGTGATTGCCAGCCGCTACATCCTCCCTCCTGAGATTTTCAGTGCTCTTGAAACCACTCCTCCCGGGAAGAACAGTGAGATTCAGCTGACTGATGCCCTGAAGATGCTCCTCCAGGACAGTGCGATCTATGGTGTGAAGTTTGACGGTATCCGTCATGACATGGGGAACAAACTAGATTTTATCAAGACCACCATCCACTACGGTCTGGGCCATCCCGAGTTTGGAGCGGAACTGAAGGTTTGGCTGAAGGGGTTGGATCTGGAGTGA